Genomic window (Pseudoliparis swirei isolate HS2019 ecotype Mariana Trench chromosome 23, NWPU_hadal_v1, whole genome shotgun sequence):
gaaggatgtctgctgtgcTCAGCATGAGAAAGTCAAGACGTGGCGCCCCCGAGTGGACacggggtgtggacacggtcctgcgaagaccagataacggctgcctggtctaaccggcttgcaccgtgcgctgctgcgcctgtagagcaggtcccctgatttcactgggacagtagggaggttgttcctacatgcctccgacaagggtgcctgcgccggccaaacagctggtctgaaccctggagagcattaggcgcccaggttctcttgacgtaagtgcaaatgcctgcagcgaagcatcactgaggctgtagtcaagtatgacataggagggggagttgccgtgtagtaagcacggtaaaatggtcacctgagaaccgactgggctcgagggcaccggtcatccggcctcggagtccccttggggaaaaccgatggatgcgctagtcagctcaatggatggcatgggacgaaggccatATTTGGCCAtgtcctgcatggacgccggggttcggtgatctgtcgtaagatggtaacccctcagatagtctctggaggggagactgaaaaggtggcagggccgggaatgcccctgaagaatgcactagcgtgcgtggggttccggctgctgtatatccagcagttcctgtgccctgcgaatgacgaacccgatgCAGCAgtcgactgccccctacaagGGGCTATGGCCTGAGGAATGGGAACCAGGCCCAGAAGCGTGGGTGGGCCGCTTGTCCCCGTCCTCCAGTAAGGAGAttggtggacactgccactgggatgtcctcccttgggaatggatcagccgtgggtggatctgatgcttcagtcctccctgcactagggtggcgacttatctgagctagttctgcggtcagcagacctactctataagctagcatgcccgattgaactgctaggggagcccctgcggctcctagccggcgcttgcaactggtcggctggcctggagctgacctgacctgtctgttggggtcctagcaggagctagagcgagcgcactccgctactgcagcgcaggtcctgtggagcaggacagagacagcccgtctagtgaggggagagcgtaATGCTGCCCTCACTAGCacggtagctgtggctgctgggggtcgcagcagtagcactccgctactgtggcccaggtcctgtcgagcaggacagagacagtccgtctagagcgaggacacctcttcaatactgtagctgtgattactggtgtcctatcagtaaacttaagcgagagcactctgttactgtggaaacgggttccgtggagacagtttagaaaacggtctagagaacagcctctctaGAGAGAAGACgtgaggacacgcttgactagtacagtagctgtaattacaagcatcccacgagtagcctgggcgaaagcactgtgctacgggggagcaggtcctgtgaaaacagtcgtagtgaaagggcaggtctcttcgaggacccttTCCACTAGTATGAccactgtacttactggtgtcctcccagtaagcctgagcgagagctctgcgctactgtagacgctgatcccgtgaacacgggtcagaaaacagcatgtctaatgagagagtgaggacacacttcactcatctggtagctgtcagcattagcgtggcattagttagcctgagtggagacgctctgctagctgtaacagcagcgatgtcatggaggtacatgtgcagtatgcatcagtatcgacttatagcctccttagcgtccccccggtgagcctgagcgggacgctctgctcactggaagccggtcGCAGTGTAGCGGTGTGGCAGCCAGCCGCAACtagcggacgcgctctcgttagcgctgtaatcgcccagcagtagcctgagcgagagcactccgctacttgggccgaggtcctgtgcaacaggaggtagctgtcggatttagcgtaggcttCGTTAGCCTGAGTgtacacactctgctagctatgcacggcggcaatgctactaaagtcaacacacacgctatcccaccgctacagagagccggtcgcgccggtgtagcagcctggcgacaccgagcggacgcgctctcgttagcacacagttagcaggagcgagagctctgctgctgtgggatatgccgtcatagacagcaattgtattcgatctcacccgattgaagcttcgcggtgaaggtgctctggtgaagaccgagaAAAACccgtgcgttctccggtccgcctcgacggtCCGCCATAGAGaacgcaacgtcctcctcctcggaggagagctcgtcgtagcctctggagggcgacggatcgcaactccgaccatttggtcacaaggctccccgcgacgagcttcagttaaacttcagctttagctgatgctaacgtagtaattccgttagcctgcgtttgcgagaagatgaaaaagaactgatctcgggatgacaccggaacttatacccggtgggcgggtcatccgaggtcacgggtgactttgtcgttattaatactcgacctgctatgcgcaagacggaagatatccagtgctaagcaccgcctctggtggtcaggaaggatgaaatagaacaaaTCCCCGGCCCATTAATTCAACCCTCGTCAACTCCACAGCGCTACTCTGCTACTCTGCTAGACATTTAAATCCCCAGCATGTTGACTCTGAGTTACTTTCCCCATTCAGGAACAAAAGCGGCATTCACCATTTCACTAGCAAGGCCTGCAACTAGATTATAAAGTGGGTCCACAGTAAAGGCCTTTGTTTAATAATGATTGACATCTGGCCGACATAGCAACTGTAACTACTTGAATGACCATACAATTAAGAAAGAGGAAGCCAAAGAGCCAATTATTTGGTTTTGAACATCCATCAGTTAGGAGTTTGGTTGAAAGCTGAGGATTTGATTTGACCTGAATATGCTGTAAATATATTTGCTACCTACCTTTCCAAAGTTGTCCGTGTGCTGCTGATAGTCTGAACTATCctaaagagaagagaggatttAATTAGGTGTGTGATGCTTACTGAAGGGTGCATAGCGGCAATAAGGCTGTTGGCTACTCACAATGTTGCTGTGATGTGCTTTGGTCATCAGCAGCATCCTGCCAACTAGATCTGTGGTTGAAACTCCCTGCGTTCGCTTACACTCCCTGGAACAACATAATAAAACaacttcagacacacacaacatataatCTTGGCTGTTATTGGAATCTTCTGCACATTTCtgggaactctctccccatcctcccactccgtcctctttcagactcacatgtctgaatgccgCTAgttcaatttatgttgtctatatgtttacatgttcttttactatttttgcactttatgttgtctatgcactttatgttgtctatatgttgcacaattcactttatgttgcacaattcaattcactttatgttggacagaagagaaacgtaatttcaatcttctgtatgtttgcacacatgaaaaattgacaaataaaactgactttgacttttgacttttatttcaaaaggaaactcaCCTGTACCGCCCTGACTTCTTCACCTCTTCATATGTGTCTTTGCCATCCACTGTTAGTGTTATGTCATCTGAAAGCACAGCATGCATGATTAATCCACTTAACCCCGTTACATCAACTCATAACAGTATTTAGTTCAATATTAATGTGGAATGCAATGCATCTGTGTGTCTGAATAGGGACATGAGGTTGTGATGAACTGTACCTCCGTGCACACAGAAGTCACAGTCGTACTTGTCAAGGGTCTGGAGGGTGGTGACGTAAGGCGCTCCTTCTACGACCTCATCCACCCATTTTATGGCCCGCACCATCTTGTATCTTTCTGCCTGAGTGAAGACTGGTGGACCTTTGTGCTTCGCAATCTCACCTTGAAGACAAAACAGGTACACTCAAACGATAACGTCGACCCGCACAAATAAACTGAGATTCATAGAGTGATAGGGAGTGAGAAATCTCCCTTTGCGTGATATTCTGAGCTGTTTTTATTGTGACTGAACGCATCATCGCCTTCGTCATTGAGATATGTATTATAACTTCAGCAGAGGGAAATATTGCTGGTATCTCTGCTTGCCCTGACTATGAAGTCATGCTGGGTTATCATAGAGTCAGAATGCTCCAGTGTGCTGTATGATGCAAAAAGAAGTTCGCTCGAGTGGTTACACTAGTGTCACAACAACCCCTCCAAAGTGAATAGGGCACAGCCTTAACAGAAAGAAGGGAAAAGTAGCAGAATTGGGGATGATGCAGGAAGACTTCCATTGAAGATGTTCTGTAGGTGTGATAAGGACAATAAGTCAGCGGGTCTGAGTCTTACTATCTGTGTGTACTCCAACGATGAGGTAATCTCCCATGGCCTTGGCCTGTCGCAGCTGGTTGGAGTGGCCATAATGGACCATGTCATAGCTGGGAGGATAAGAACATGAGAAGTCAAGTTGCATTGTTGTAGTGAGGTACAGGAGCAGCTGAGAAGGATGGgtttttttaagttttattcTTTGTTGTAAAATCAAATAAAGGATAAAGGATTTCTTGAATTACAGTGGTACGGTTTGACCGCCGCTCTTTCATCAAACTTTAAACACGTCACACATCTCTTCTCCGGTACACCGTGTTTTATTCCTGATGATCACAAGTGAGTCCAAAAAATGTCTGGTGTAAAACTTGCAGTAGCTTTGACATTACATGAAGTTGAttaaactgaaataaataaaaaacaacctgGACTATAATAGATCAATATAAGTTTAGTTCACGGCCTAAAACATGCAGGAATATCATTATGATCCTATAACATTTACAGTGATTCTGACGTTATCGTTCCACCAATCTAATCCACGCACTTCATGTGATCTGCTAGATATCTGATCAAAGTCCAAACATTAAAAAACTCAATGTCacaatgtgttttctttccCACTTCACTCCACCCAGGCTACGATACCATCTGTAGATAATTAGATTAGTCACAGATTGGAGACTGAGATTGTTGACATGGTAATCTAGCGTAGTAAATAGAGAACAGATGGGCATTATCCCTCCATCACTATTACAACTGCCAACAGTCGGATATTTATTTCTGTTCTGCTTGGAACATGATATTGATGTTGACtatgcagaaaaaaaagagaggaatttgccctgactgatgaaagtGACTGCAGGTGTCACTAAATATGCATTGATGTTGTTAGGGCCTAATCACAGGGTAATTTAGTATGGCAGCAACTATAACCACCAGCGGTTGCGTGACAGCAATTAACTTGGCGAATCACAATAATGACGACAAAATTGATGGCTGAAGTGACATTTAAATTTGCATCTGTGTCCTCTTAAGTACGTAAAGTTACACATCAGCTCTCTCAAGGGGTCATGTGTAAAACTGCACTATGAATAGCATCCTCAAAAATCAATAAGAAAACAGATGAGCACTTCCAGAGCTACAGTATCCACGCAGCCACATCAGTAACAGGCCGATCATGTGTTCAGCCCCCGGGGCTGTGCAAATGAAAGACAGCATCTGTGACAGCCTGTCTGAAAACGTCCGAGACTGCACTTGATGGTATGGCGACACAAAAAACTATTACCAGACGGTATGGCTCGTCTATGTGATTCAGATGTGGCCACTTCAAAACAAATGTGCATAGGTGAACCATAAAAAAAGGAGGCTTGTTGTCGGGGAAGCAAGATGGTCTCTGTGAGTCTCGTGCTGTCAATCTCTTGAAATGGGATCCACGTGTTCCGGCTCTGAGGCGATCGCGCAGGGCCGGAAGAATGTAAGAGGAGGGAGCATTTGGAGGTGAAAGAGTAGGGAAGAAAACTATGGAGCTCCAGACAGAGTTACATAAGATGCTTTTGGGGAGGTGTCGCTCTCGCTTACTCCCCAACATGTGTCACCGTATTCCTGTTGTATTTTTAAGCAGCGGTTGGATCATGACCGTGAGATGATGAAATATTAATCAGCCTGTTAGCGGACACCCAAAGACTtctcagggggaaaaaacaggCAGACATCAGCGGGCACAGTGATGAAATACATCGGGACACATGTAGGAAATACCAGTTTGTGGGGTACAAAAATTATTTCCTTGACATTTTAGTGAGGTTTCATTGAACCTATATTTTAAATACCTGGAGACGTagagctgctgactggtttatACTGAATACTTCTAGGGAACTAAATAGTCTCAGATAAGGCTGgaattaataaatgaataaacactCCCTAGAGGTTTAAATGGCATATTTATCGCCCGGTGTGGGCACGCTACCTCAACGGACTTTACACCCTTCCTCTATGATGCTTCACTGACAACTGATCTTTGACCCCCGTCACCTCTTTTAAGGACAGATGATTAAGCATCTTTGTATAGAGAATAAGGGGCGGGTTCAAAGATGTCTCAACAAACAAAGTGACTGATCTTTCTCTTGGAATTTTCCTCTCATACCGCTGACAATGCTGGCTGTCAGTCAAGTAGGGCGTCGGGAAACAATGTGCTTAGTGACGGGCACGGCCGCCCACACGAGCCACAGCGGCCGGAGCAGTTGTGGGCCGGAGGGGTTAGATGGGGTTAATGGAATGAGCTCTGTTGACATTGGCTCGCTTTGCATGCTCGCCCCACTGTGTAATATTCTGGCATTCCAAATATTCTGCAACATTCCATCAAACCATGGACAGGCCGCCCCACCTAAATGATAGGAATTCTACGAGAGAAAGCCACCATAATCCTGGCTTTCATAAATTcaaaacatttagctttttcacTGCACCATGGAGGTAGACTCTGTCTACCAAAGGCTTGCTGTTTCGCCCAGAGGAGGCATCTTAAAAGGTACAGTTCTAGGGCTGCAGCCAACCATTATTTTGATTCGCGATTAATAGTTTGGTGTAGACATGAAAGACATTATAATTTCAAACAGCTAATGGTGTGACATATTCAAATGTCATTTTAAAGATATATGTTGCTTTCACACATGGCCAAAGGAAAGCATCAAATGACCTCAGTTGAGAAGCTGGAACAGTGAAAAACTTCTAACGATCAATCAACAATCAAAATAGTTGACAACAATTATTGGAGATAAGTTCATCTCAGTTTTTGTTACCAACTCAAACAGGTCGTAAAACAGTTTGATTGAACATATTTTTAGTTTTCAACAACATGCTGTTCACACGAAAGTGTTTCTGCATAGACGGGTTTTTATTGATTTCCTCAAATGCCGGGATGCAGAACAAACtcaattgtatttgtattgattGTTTTGAGGTGACGGCAAAAGTCTAAAAATCTTTAAAAGTCAAAGTGAGTCTGTTAGACATTTAACATTTTGTCTGAGATTAACtgaaaactgaaatgtagacattGGGCGTCTTATTAGTCTTCCATGTAGCTGATCCTCTACAGCGGAGCCCTTTTGAAAGTGCAATGGTAAGATGATGGAAATATAAGTACACTGCACTATAAAAGCTGATGAGTAAAGTCAACTCAAAGGGTTTGATGGAACCGATTGATTAAAGTTAAATAATTAATGTCTGAGATGGCATAAAAACCTTTATTTCCACCTTGTTCAGTGTGATCAGCGTCATGAGGCTTGTCTGTTACATGAAGAGTCGCCATTTGGCTGTGTTATTAGGAATAAGGAGAACATTTCTGCTACTGGGTGCAGGGATGTTTTAGTTGGATGCTGAATTTCCCCAAAAATCTATTTAAactataaagaaatatattggTCATATATTTTTAGTAAAAAAATAGGATGTTTGACGTTCAGCTGCAGGAGCAAAGAGAACTCAGCTTGTCTTAATTTCCATCCGTTGTTTcacacatttttatattttaatgtcaACACAAGAGCTTGATTTCTTAGGTTAGCATTGCCCTTCCCACAGCTGTGTGCTCACATCAATTGTCAGTGTTGCATTCAAGGGAGTGCCTCGTTCGACTCTAATGCAATTGTTCTTGATCTCATTACACCATCCTGCCAGAGACACCTTGTTTGTTTGGGTGTCATTACAACATGAAAGTAAAACCACATGAAGGTTCGTTATAATCGGTTGTACCAGTGACAGTGAGCCGCATCCACAATGCCTGGACCctaataatatgtataattaATCTATAACTTTGGTCAGAATAAATTAttcttctaaaatgtatttggtCCCACATATTGACCTGTACATAAGACGTATGACTTAATTATGTGTGCCTCTTGGAAATAAGGACATTGAAACGTCATTGTATTGCCAACTGCCATCTCGGTGGCAGTATGACCTCGGCTGTGGCTCGAGCTGTAATGTTATAGATTAGAATAGTATATCCAAAAGCATTTAGAAATGTCATACCAGCATGTTAGTCAAGAACGATGTTCATTCATTAATTGTGAACAAGACGGCAATGAAAGAGTGCAGCATATACTGGCCGATGATTTTAAACTTTATCAATTCAACACTTAGCCGATGCCTTGCTTGATCATTGTAATTACAATAAGTTTAATAACTTGTTTATTTTGTCAAATATGTACTTACCCCTCAATTCagtaacatatacacacacgcattaaGTGAAGTTAGTCACTAAAATACATTATTACATGAACCCAGCAGACATTTTTATCCTCATGACATCCAAAACATGAACATGTCAGCATTACACAGGGTAGGCCTATATTAGTTAAAGGGCTCCCTCCGCATGCCAGTGAATTATGATGAATTGAAGCAGCAACTCAATATAAATCATTCCTGATGTTATTATCTGAAGATGTGTTTACTAAAGAGGGGAATGGAGAGGATGCCCCAGTAATGGAGAGTAAGAGCTGTGCAATGTAGGCCTAATACGTCCCGGAACATTGGTGATGTCTCTGGCCGTTAGAATAGAGATGTCACATGATACTGAATTCAAACATGAGTGTCTACGGATGTCTCTGGAGAATGAAGCAGCGAGAGCTGTGTAACCTGCAGCAGGCCTGTCCCGGTGGTCGGTGACATGCAGGCTGACACCTTCGTTAAAACGGACCACGGCCGATAGGAACACGGGATCTTCATCACACACCATCAATAATCCGGCAAATTACTCACCAGCCATCGCACCACACCCGgattattctcctcctcttctcgggACTGCACGTCGCAGCGTCGGGGATCGCGCCTGCGTCTTTACCGGCTGCCGTGTTCACTTGGTGGTGGTGATGTCCGTTCTCGATCATGTCGAAAAGCTGGTGCGCGGTCACCCTTCAAGTTCAACCGTAGCCACAGAGCGACTCTCTCCAGGTGGGACGGGGGGAGGAACGGTGTCCGCTGTGTGCCCGGTTTCGGTGCAGGACAGCCGGTTGAACTGTGtccgcagcagcagcggcagcggcagcggcagcgaACAGTGCGATGCGCCAACGCCTCCTCCACCGGCGACGCAGCGACGCACGACGCGCTACGTCAAGTCGGCTGAAATAAGCAGATGACCCACGAAGGAAATGAAGCGCTGGTCGTAAAACGCATTGAGTTGCTCCGCTGTAGTCggtgttttactttgaaaagacTGAACCGGAAGTTGTGGTTCATTGCGGTGGATTTGACAGGTGCTGACTCCTACGGCTGGGCGCGGGTGCACGCAGTGGACACGGTGTTACATAATCATGCCGTTTTCCACTGTCATGTGACAATATCTTTATTCCCCCATAAATAGCGGGTTATCTGGCTAAACTTCCTTGATGACGTACCCATTGGTGGTCTGTAGGTTCACTCCAATTGGCTGCAAGGCAGGAAGAAGGATAAGATAGTTTCTTTATCTTGTATTTGATTAGCTTAATAACCAAAGTAATTAACCATGAAGAGTGTagaccagggctattcaacttcagtagcaagtgggctgaataagaaaatcacggggggtgtgagggccgcacagaatattgatcaaataatggctcaaaattaaaaacagtaatgtatatttccacaggtaaacagtcacacacgaaaatgcgtcggtattgtgtggcaaaagtgttgcgaacaagcatcactataaacatgttttaacgtgtaaatatccgctcaaggcaaccagttgtttcagatcccaaaccaaactgttcccatgaaaacataagaaatgtgacttaatggatcaatatataaattacttggaatgacactaatatctggtggcgcagcgcacagactgcacgtctttgagtgcagactccttttgcgtgaaagggatcgaaaccaggtcgggcgatctttttatttttattttttcgaaaatgtatttcttcctccgtggctgtgatgcactgctcacttatacaatcgtaaccgccgacatggatatgaacggtggcttgaagagacagagccccgctgcagaggtgaagagaacacaacgcacgtacgcgcagggaaaccagtaggtctgaaaaccagtaggggtgtaacaacggcaaccaacacgggtgcgtaacataaagatgtaaccatacaggtttggttgaggcaacagtgaaactcaatggctctgggttagatgtctcaatgtataaaagaggcgtgtccgtcagttatattttttcttaccaagctatactgatttgcaggcagtcttgcgggccgtagttaaactcaaacgggccgtatcataataataataataacagaatgaaattaaaacacaccaaaataagtaaaaagaaaattacacatatatattcactAGGAAAAGTTACATCATATTATGTGCATGCATTAATTTAGCAAAGATCAAAATTCATCAAAATATATCTATTAAGAAAAAATATTGGTGGCTATTGAGATAACAACCAAAGAAGACAATATCTCTTCACTGACTTATAATTATGCGACCCGACAGCCCTGAAGTAAATCTTAGTGAAGATTGCACTGCTCACAGTTACTGGCATTAAAAGATACTATTGTGGTTTTATCAATGCCTCTCTTAGAGTGTCGAATGTGTTCTGAACTCACAAACATGAACTGCATTGCTGATGTGTGCATTAGATTGGACTATGATGAGAATAAAATGTGGCACTTTGTGGAACATTTCATAGTTTCAAACTTGAACAAGTATAGGGTGAAATGTACCACTTTTCTGTTTGATACAGTAAATATGTGCATTGTAGGGGGAATCCTTCTGTGAAGAGTGTGTGGCCCCATCTTGTGGAAAAACCAGACAAGAAACAAACAATCAGACAAAGTCTTTCCACAGAAGTGCCAGCAGAGGGAACCCCAGACCTACATATTACATGGAAGCTCGGACAAGATTAAAATCTCTCAAGCAGCAATATTTAACATCCTTGGCTTTTATCTggcttgtgttttttcttcttcttattgccAGAATGTCACTGGCTTTCTGAAATAACCCTGTTGGATACGAGGAGAAGTCTCTCGTCAGCAAAATCGCAGCAGCTTCATGTGACTCAATTAATTGCTGATAAATACACCTCTTAGTGTAGAATCTCCCGTAAACAGGCATGCCCTCTGCCGTGGTGACATTTGCAGAGCGGGGCCCCGCGCCAAGCCTTGGCAGGGCCGACGTGCTAAATGAACGACCTTGCTGATGGGGATGGCAACATTAATTGTACAGCGGGGCTGTGGTCTGAGAACTGGGGCAGGCACCTGCTACTACAGAAGTGGGTGAAGATGAAGAATGCTGTCCTAGATTGCCCACCAGATCACCTAAACCCAACCCGCCAAATTAATCAACTCGTCAGAGGTCATCCGGTTGTCTGGGGCAGGCGtccagaggagggggaggagcctgttttaaGGCACAGGTCACAGAGACCTGTAGGAGTCGATGGTACCACAGTGCAGAGGCACTGGGGTAAAGACTTGCCCTGCAGGATGGAGTGGTAACACGGAGCTCGTCTCCAGCcatctgtctctttctttccGCATGTTCTCTCACGAGATGCGTTTTGAATGTGCTGTGTCGAAACGCTGCTGAGGAGGGTGATGTTTGATGAGGTGCGCCGAGACAGAGGGGCTTTGGGCCCACGGGGAGCGCAGATGACTAACTCACCACTCCTCCTAATCTAGGACAAGCACACCTAGACATCCTTCATGACTCTAATGTTTTACTCGTGTCGGGCCAAAAATACGTCCATCGAGGTTAGCCAAAGTGGGTCGCTCAACAGCTTTTTTTGGATCACAGAAAAAGAAATCGTGCCATCTAAATGATCGCTGTCTTCTAAACCCCACCCCGGACGGCAAAGAGCCTTCCCCGCCAGTTTATTTTTGCAAGTATCAAACTGGGTCAATGACGCCACAGAATATGACAAATAAAATCCATTTCAACGGTGTTTAAAAGCCTCCAAAGATGTGACTTGGAATCCATTTTCAAAACATTTTATTGGTCTTATAGAAAATAAAGTAAGCTGTATCAACaaacatacaatatatacatcAATAACTTAGACACCTCagagaatcacatttaaatccACAGTTGTTactgtatatatgaatacatagtACTTATCTACAGATTGCAAAAAGTacaataatttaatttataaatagTTACAATTAActattgtttgttttcataCAAAGTACTGCGATATTTTATTACAACCCAtacagaaaaataacaaaacagaTAATTTACTGTATATTACTCGCTTGAGTGAGATTGTTATACCTTTAAAAGACGGAGCCGCTCCATGGAGGAACCTGCACAGTCGACTGTTTGCAAAGCAGAATAATATGAAGAAAAGCCAAAGTCTCGAGAGCTGTTAGAGTCAACTGCCACACAAGTGCTGTTATTTATCCCCTCTAATATGTCGCtcggaaacacaaaacaaacaagaaaagaaaattagaaAAGAAATCTGCAGAACAAATTCCAGTGTTAAGATCaatttcaaacacacactcgaCACGTGATGAGAACAGAATCGCCGTGGATGACGCCGCAGCAAACAACGAGCGTTAATGACTGGAGTAGCAGCAGAGGAACCTCGAGCGtacaaaaacacacgcacacacgcataccaAAGAAAAGTAAATATTGCAAGTGGCCCTTGTGACAGAATCTACTGTAGCATCTATTTCACCCAGTGcacaaacatttatataatagcAATATCTTTCAGTCAGATATCCAAGTTCAATTCATGGACGTGGCATTCAGCTCATTTACGACCAGAGCAACGAGTGAGTAAGGCTAGAGTGCAACTGTCCCACGATTCCACACTGCACTTGAATACAGCTTCAACACGTCAGCTACTACAAACAAGGGCCAATTGCTCTTCCATTTAGGGGTTCAAATTCTGAGGGCAGAAAACAAAACCccgaaacaaacacattttacaaaaaaaagcaaCCTACAAAACAGCAAGAATCATTAAATAACAGACCATAGTCACTTTGACAATATTGATTACTCTTACATCTACTCTCTCGCACCTTTCCACTGAGTTGCATATTAAGGGTCACTTTTTCACAATGGTCATTAATACCTACTGTAGCTACATACTATACAACTGTATGTGTGGAAAAGAGAGAGTGATCA
Coding sequences:
- the LOC130189236 gene encoding ethanolamine-phosphate cytidylyltransferase-like isoform X3 — protein: MIENGHHHHQVNTAAGKDAGAIPDAATCSPEKRRRIIRVWCDGCYDMVHYGHSNQLRQAKAMGDYLIVGVHTDSEIAKHKGPPVFTQAERYKMVRAIKWVDEVVEGAPYVTTLQTLDKYDCDFCVHGDDITLTVDGKDTYEEVKKSGRYRECKRTQGVSTTDLVGRMLLMTKAHHSNIDSSDYQQHTDNFGKGSHGQKGHSPWTGVSQFLQTSQKIIQFASGQEPQPGDTIIYVAGAFDLFHIGHVDFLEAVHKLAEKPYIIVGLHFDQEVNRYKGKNYPIMNVHERTLSVLACRHVSEVVIGAPFAVTKDLLEHFKEPRRKGLLRIVDSGNSLTADAIVQRIIKNRLLFEARNQKKEAKEIAVIQAMKRQEEEKTKERSQVVL